The Euzebyales bacterium genome window below encodes:
- a CDS encoding WYL domain-containing protein — protein sequence VDEVEQRRARTSATVLVSARLVQFLQSQFGRHGRRIGEVADGVVRVEVAAPTPRSIAEQLAGWGTLLEVEGPEEVRTELGRIGTELVERSGAPA from the coding sequence GCGTGGACGAGGTCGAGCAGCGCCGCGCGCGGACGTCGGCGACCGTCCTGGTCAGCGCGAGGCTGGTGCAATTCCTGCAATCGCAGTTCGGGCGCCACGGCCGGCGGATCGGTGAGGTCGCCGACGGTGTGGTCCGGGTCGAGGTCGCGGCGCCGACTCCGCGGTCGATCGCCGAGCAGCTCGCCGGCTGGGGCACGCTGCTGGAGGTCGAGGGCCCCGAGGAGGTCCGGACCGAGCTGGGACGCATCGGCACTGAGCTCGTCGAGCGGTCCGGGGCGCCTGCGTGA
- a CDS encoding VOC family protein has translation MDRQTGTTITQIRSVAINVEDQDRALDFYVGTIGFEVRIDTGPGPAGRWIEIAPRGGATTIALIATPEPGHAGGDTGIRLTAADVASDHAALQTAGVDVDPEVSHWPGVPPMFSLRDPEGNTLYVLEG, from the coding sequence GTGGACAGGCAGACAGGCACGACCATCACGCAGATCCGGTCTGTGGCGATCAACGTCGAAGACCAGGACCGGGCGCTCGACTTCTACGTGGGGACCATCGGCTTCGAGGTCCGCATCGACACGGGGCCCGGTCCAGCCGGCCGGTGGATCGAGATCGCTCCTCGGGGCGGGGCGACGACCATCGCACTGATTGCGACGCCTGAGCCAGGCCACGCGGGTGGCGACACGGGCATTCGGCTGACCGCGGCCGATGTCGCGTCGGACCACGCTGCGTTGCAGACGGCGGGTGTCGACGTCGATCCCGAGGTGTCGCACTGGCCCGGCGTGCCGCCCATGTTCTCCCTGCGCGATCCGGAGGGGAACACCCTGTACGTCCTTGAGGGCTGA